One window of the Macaca thibetana thibetana isolate TM-01 chromosome 13, ASM2454274v1, whole genome shotgun sequence genome contains the following:
- the HTRA2 gene encoding serine protease HTRA2, mitochondrial isoform X2: MAAPRAGRGAGWSLRAWRALGGIRWGRRPRLTPDLRALLTSGTSDPRARVTYGTPSLWARLCVGVPEPQACLTSGTPGPRAQLTAVTPDTRTREASENSGTRSRAWLPVALGAGGAVLLLLWGGGRGPPAVLAAVPGPPPASPRSQYNFIADVVEKTAPAVVYIEILDRHPFLGREVPISNGSGFVVAADGLIVTNAHVVADRRRVRVRLLSGDTYEAVVTAVDPVADIATLRIQTKEPLPTLPLGRSADVRQGEFVVAMGSPFALQNTITSGIVSSAQRPARDLGLPQTNVEYIQTDAAIDFGNSGGPLVNLDGEVIGVNTMKVTAGISFAIPSDRLREFLHRGEKKNSSSGISGSQRRYIGVMMLTLSPSILAELQLREPSFPDVQHGVLIHKVILGSPAHRAGLRPGDVILAIGGQMVQNAEDVYEAVRTQSQLAVQIRRGRETLTLYVTPEVTE; the protein is encoded by the exons ATGGCTGCGCCGAGGGCGGGGCGGGGTGCAGGCTGGAGCCTTCGGGCATGGCGGGCTTTGGGGGGCATTCGCTGGGGGAGGAGACCCCGGTTGACCCCTGACCTCCGGGCCCTGCTGACGTCAGGAACTTCTGACCCCCGGGCCCGAGTGACTTATGGGACCCCCAGTCTCTGGGCCCGGTTGTGTGTTGGGGTCCCTGAACCCCAAGCATGTCTGACGTCTGGGACCCCGGGTCCCCGGGCACAACTGACTGCGGTGACCCCAGATACCAGGACCCGGGAGGCCTCAGAGAACTCTGGAACCCGTTCGCGCGCGTGGCTGCCTGTGGCACTGGGCGCTGGGGGGGCAGTGCTGTTGTTGTTGTGGGGCGGGGGTCGGGGTCCTCCGGCCGTCCTCGCCGCCGTCCCTGGCCCGCCGCCCGCTTCTCCCCGGAGTCAGTACAACTTCATCGCAGATGTGGTGGAGAAGACAGCACCTGCCGTGGTCTATATCGAGATCCTGGACCG GCACCCTTTCTTGGGCCGTGAAGTCCCTATCTCGAACGGCTCAGGATTCGTGGTGGCTGCCGATGGGCTCATTGTCACCAACGCCCATGTGGTGGCTGATCGGCGCAGAGTCCGTGTGAGACTGCTTAGCGGCGACACGTATGAGGCCGTGGTCACAGCTGTGGATCCCGTGGCAGACATCGCAACGCTGAGGATTCAGACTAAG GAGCCTCTCCCCACGCTGCCTCTGGGACGCTCAGCTGATGTCCGGCAAGGGGAGTTTGTTGTTGCCATGGGAAGTCCCTTTGCACTGCAGAACACGATCACATCCGGCATTGTTAGCTCTGCTCAGCGTCCAGCCAGAGACCTGGGACTCCCCCAAACCAATGTGGAATACATTCAGACGGATGCAGCTATTGAT TTTGGGAACTCTGGAGGTCCCCTGGTTAACCTG GATGGAGAGGTGATTGGAGTGAACACCATGAAGGTCACAGCTGGAATCTCCTTTGCCATCCCTTCTGATCGCCTTCGAGAGTTTCTGCATCGTGGGGAAAAGAAGA ATTCCTCCTCTGGAATCAGTGGGTCCCAGCGGCGCTACATTGGGGTGATGATGCTGACCCTGAGTCCCAG CATCCTTGCTGAACTACAGCTTCGAGAACCAAGCTTTCCTGATGTTCAGCATGGTGTACTCATCCATAAAGTCATCCTGGGCTCCCCTGCACACCG GGCTGGTCTGCGGCCTGGTGATGTGATTTTGGCCATTGGGGGGCAGATGGTACAAAATGCTGAAGATGTTTATGAAGCTGTTCGAACCCAATCCCAGCTGGCAGTGCAGATCCGGCGGGGACGAGAAACACTGACCTTATATGTGACCCCTGAGGTCACAGAATGA
- the HTRA2 gene encoding serine protease HTRA2, mitochondrial isoform X1 produces the protein MAAPRAGRGAGWSLRAWRALGGIRWGRRPRLTPDLRALLTSGTSDPRARVTYGTPSLWARLCVGVPEPQACLTSGTPGPRAQLTAVTPDTRTREASENSGTRSRAWLPVALGAGGAVLLLLWGGGRGPPAVLAAVPGPPPASPRSQYNFIADVVEKTAPAVVYIEILDRHPFLGREVPISNGSGFVVAADGLIVTNAHVVADRRRVRVRLLSGDTYEAVVTAVDPVADIATLRIQTKEPLPTLPLGRSADVRQGEFVVAMGSPFALQNTITSGIVSSAQRPARDLGLPQTNVEYIQTDAAIDFGNSGGPLVNLVSETSFLPRIPAPGLCGKGRFSLIQGCLVKFLSSSLLAISQHPTGSPQYLLLLLFGCPHPLLFVWARELGDVSLQDGEVIGVNTMKVTAGISFAIPSDRLREFLHRGEKKNSSSGISGSQRRYIGVMMLTLSPSILAELQLREPSFPDVQHGVLIHKVILGSPAHRAGLRPGDVILAIGGQMVQNAEDVYEAVRTQSQLAVQIRRGRETLTLYVTPEVTE, from the exons ATGGCTGCGCCGAGGGCGGGGCGGGGTGCAGGCTGGAGCCTTCGGGCATGGCGGGCTTTGGGGGGCATTCGCTGGGGGAGGAGACCCCGGTTGACCCCTGACCTCCGGGCCCTGCTGACGTCAGGAACTTCTGACCCCCGGGCCCGAGTGACTTATGGGACCCCCAGTCTCTGGGCCCGGTTGTGTGTTGGGGTCCCTGAACCCCAAGCATGTCTGACGTCTGGGACCCCGGGTCCCCGGGCACAACTGACTGCGGTGACCCCAGATACCAGGACCCGGGAGGCCTCAGAGAACTCTGGAACCCGTTCGCGCGCGTGGCTGCCTGTGGCACTGGGCGCTGGGGGGGCAGTGCTGTTGTTGTTGTGGGGCGGGGGTCGGGGTCCTCCGGCCGTCCTCGCCGCCGTCCCTGGCCCGCCGCCCGCTTCTCCCCGGAGTCAGTACAACTTCATCGCAGATGTGGTGGAGAAGACAGCACCTGCCGTGGTCTATATCGAGATCCTGGACCG GCACCCTTTCTTGGGCCGTGAAGTCCCTATCTCGAACGGCTCAGGATTCGTGGTGGCTGCCGATGGGCTCATTGTCACCAACGCCCATGTGGTGGCTGATCGGCGCAGAGTCCGTGTGAGACTGCTTAGCGGCGACACGTATGAGGCCGTGGTCACAGCTGTGGATCCCGTGGCAGACATCGCAACGCTGAGGATTCAGACTAAG GAGCCTCTCCCCACGCTGCCTCTGGGACGCTCAGCTGATGTCCGGCAAGGGGAGTTTGTTGTTGCCATGGGAAGTCCCTTTGCACTGCAGAACACGATCACATCCGGCATTGTTAGCTCTGCTCAGCGTCCAGCCAGAGACCTGGGACTCCCCCAAACCAATGTGGAATACATTCAGACGGATGCAGCTATTGAT TTTGGGAACTCTGGAGGTCCCCTGGTTAACCTGGTGAGTGAGACATCCTTCCTTCCAAGAATCCCAGCCCCAGGTCTGTGTGGGAAGGGTAGGTTTTCCCTAATTCAAGGATGTTTGGTCAAGTTTCTGAGCAGTTCTTTGTTGGCTATCTCTCAACATCCAACTGGATCTCCCCAATACTTGCTGCTACTTTTGTTCGGGTGCCCCCATCCCCTACTATTTGTTTGGGCTAGGGAACTGGGGGATGTATCCCTGCAGGATGGAGAGGTGATTGGAGTGAACACCATGAAGGTCACAGCTGGAATCTCCTTTGCCATCCCTTCTGATCGCCTTCGAGAGTTTCTGCATCGTGGGGAAAAGAAGA ATTCCTCCTCTGGAATCAGTGGGTCCCAGCGGCGCTACATTGGGGTGATGATGCTGACCCTGAGTCCCAG CATCCTTGCTGAACTACAGCTTCGAGAACCAAGCTTTCCTGATGTTCAGCATGGTGTACTCATCCATAAAGTCATCCTGGGCTCCCCTGCACACCG GGCTGGTCTGCGGCCTGGTGATGTGATTTTGGCCATTGGGGGGCAGATGGTACAAAATGCTGAAGATGTTTATGAAGCTGTTCGAACCCAATCCCAGCTGGCAGTGCAGATCCGGCGGGGACGAGAAACACTGACCTTATATGTGACCCCTGAGGTCACAGAATGA